Proteins from a single region of Pithys albifrons albifrons isolate INPA30051 chromosome 10, PitAlb_v1, whole genome shotgun sequence:
- the HFM1 gene encoding probable ATP-dependent DNA helicase HFM1 — protein sequence MFNSADMVFSLDDLFYERPDMRQRYLENEECKTWFIAPAPAIAEIPTADELQRELEETSANTHMGGIKHQKFIQQCKSNTEEEDKSSTPVPFGVASEKVLQLSLQEREKISFQHESLKIDSSVLSSDEDKSKREIEFSQQPAANFSQNKVLSKFPESSDDDESVHATLRKSLFKKSGYMYKNTEFKASSVDVKGIDTCLNTSENVKEVRKEGLWINNHHAPITKDSDFTLHRVNNEDIVSENGIKIQSFSNASEILDMTGTTERKLEILRAVTEIPTQFRSIFKEFPYFNYAQSKALDDLLYTDRNFVICAPTGSGKTVMFELAITRLLMEAPLPWLNIKVVYMAPIKALCSQRFDDWKEKFGPIGLTCKELTGDTVVDDLFEIHHADIIITTPEKWDSMTRRWRDNCIVQLVRLFLIDEVHIIKDESRGATLEVVVSRMKTIQSSLWRLVENHDTVPPLRFVAVSATIPNTEDIAEWLSDSKMPAVCLKIDEDQRPVKLRKIVLGFPCSDNQTEFKFDLTLNYKIASIIQSYSEQKPALVFCATRKGVQQAASVLAKDAKFLLSIEQKQRLQKLSNSLKDSKLRELLMCGVAYHHAGMEISDRKIIEGAFTEGDLPVLFTTSTLAMGVNLPAHLVVIKSTMHYVGGVFQEYSETDILQMIGRAGRPQFDTAATAVIMTRWSTRERYIQMLNGADIIESSLHRHLVEHLNAEIVLHTVTDVNVALEWIRSTFLYIRALKNPTHYGFSSGLDKMGIEGKLQELCLKNLNDLSSFDLIRMDEENNFKPTETGRLMAWYYIAFDTVKQFFTIKGTETLNELVTMISNCAEFLDVKLRTNEKKILNSLNKDKDKTTIRFPMEGKIKTREMKINCLIQAQLGCIPVQDFTLTQDTGRIFRNGLRVTRWLTDFLASSKNNFSALLNSLILAKCFRCRLWENSLHVSKQLEKIGVTLSNAMVNAGLTSFKKIEDINARELELILNRHPPFGNQIKDSVLHLPKYELDIEQLPKYSDTLAEILVTVKLTNYEQLQTKRTATDFHYVTLVIGDADNQVIFNQKITDSMLLKTGNWMKKIEVKRAVKSEDISINLISSDYVGFDIQQAYTAFYLAPKPGGRKVATYQKLKAGSALDVCCGSSQSLPAAKVDAGGRYKQEIAYKKYGNRECNHRCKNKDMCGHDCCKTGVPPRSQMNGDTEISLYLADLRSRNSISSAPPVKRLKIQMLNQSQNVDLKQFGFTPKSSLPALPRSSNKELSFSRSVDQVDNVSNLGVSQQQLQSWNYGRSNALDVNLETRDDIWDDIDDEKLVFASNFVSRELDECETLCQYKRRNTTNTISKNSCTVHDETDIQNLDVSVVSSTLKGNLSVQSRNATLFNFQEKNHSNSSQELKNIQSSPVSKTISDSSKLTRKEDFFIFTKEQKKEVDPRYVLDDEINDIKPFLGIFDGIL from the exons ATGTTCAACTCTGCAGATATGGTCTTTTCACTGGATGATTTATTTTATGAGAGACCAGATATGAGACAACG ATATCTAGAAAATGAAGAGTGTAAGACTTGGTTTATTGCACCTGCTCCAGCTATTGCTGAAATTCCAACTGCAGACGAGTTACAGAGGGAACTGGAAGAAACCTCGGCCAACACTCACATGG GAGGGATAAAGCACCAGAAGTTTATACAACAATGTAAAAGTAACACTGAAGAAGAAGATAAATCATCAACACCTGTTCCTTTTGGTGTAGCCTCTGAAAAAGTGCTGCAATTAAGTCTacaagaaagagagaaaattagttTCCAGCATGAAAGTCTGAAAATAGATTCATCAGTTCTCTCTTCTGATGAAGATAAATCTAAAAGAGAAATAGAGTTTTCTCAGCAACCTGCTGCAaatttttcacaaaataaagTGTTAAGTAAATTTCCAGAAAGCAGTGATGATGATGAGAGTGTCCATGCAACGCTGAGAAAAAG CTTATTTAAGAAGTCTGGTTATATgtacaaaaatacagaatttaaagCTAGTTCTGTTGATGTGAAAGGAATTGATACTTGCTTAAATACAAGTGAAAATGTGaaagaagtgagaaaagaaGGTTTATGGATAAATAATCATCACGCTCCAATAACTAAGGACTCAGATTTTACTTTGCATAGGGTAAATAATGAGGACATTGTGTctgaaaatggaattaaaattcAATCATTTTCTAATGCTTCAGAGATTCTGGATATGACAG gaactacagaaagaaaattggAAATTTTGAGGGCTGTTACAGAAATAC CAACCCaatttagaagtatttttaaggAGTTCCCATATTTTAACTATGCACAGTCTAAAGCTTTGGATGAT CTTTTATATACAGATAGGAATTTTGTGATTTGTGCTCCAACTGGCTCTGGAAAAACTGTAATGTTCGAGCTAGCTATTACCAGATTACTCATGGAAGCCCCACTGCCTTGGTTAAATATTAAAGTTGTTTACA TGGCTCCAATAAAAGCTCTATGCAGTCAGCGTTTTGAtgattggaaagaaaaatttggACCTATTGGACTCACCTGCAAGGAACTGACAGGAGATACAGTGGTGGatgatttatttgaaatacatCATGCTGACATTATTATCACTACACCT gaaaaATGGGATAGCATGACTAGAAGGTGGAGAGACAACTGTATAGTCCAGCTTGTACGACTGTTTCTCATTGATGAG GTACACATTATAAAGGATGAAAGCCGTGGTGCAACATTAGAAGTTGTAGTCAGTCGGATGAAGACTATTCAGTCTTCCCTTTGGCGTCTGGTAGAGAATCATGACACTGTTCCTCCCTTGAGATTTGTAGCTGTTTCTGCAACTATCCCAAACACAGAAGAT ATTGCAGAATGGCTTTCAGATAGTAAGATGCCTGCTGTATGTCTGAAAATAGATGAGGATCAACGACCAGTGAAGCTACGCAAAATCGTTCTTGGTTTTCCTTGCAGTGACAATCAGACAGAATTCAAATTTGACTTAACTCTTAACTACAAGATAGCCAGTATTATCCAATCATACTCGGAACAAAAACCAGCGCTTGTG TTTTGTGCCACAAGAAAAGGAGTACAGCAGGCTGCTTCTGTTCTTGCAAAAGATGCTAAATTTCTACTGAGTATAGAACAGAAACAAAG ATTACAGAAGTTGTCAAATTCATTGAAAGACTCCAAACTGAGAG AACTTTTAATGTGTGGTGTGGCTTATCATCATGCGGGTATGGAGAtatctgacagaaaaataattgaaggAGCTTTTACTGAAGGAGACTTGCCAGTACTTT TCACTACCAGCACCTTAGCTATGGGAGTCAATCTACCTGCACACCTGGTGGTTATAAAATCCACAATGCACTATGTTGGAGGAGTGTTTCAGGAGTACAGTGAGACTGATATTCTGCAAATGattgggagagctgggaggcCTCAG tttgacaCAGCAGCTACAGCAGTTATTATGACTCGTTGGAGTACAAGGGAGAGGTATATACAGATGTTAAATGGTGCTGATATAATAGAGAGCAG CTTGCACAGGCATCTTGTCGAGCACTTAAATGCAGAGATAGTGCTCCACACTGTCACGGATGTCAATGTAGCTTTGGAATGGATACGATCAACATTCCTGTACATTAGAGCCTTAAAAAATCCAACTCATtatg GGTTTTCATCTGGATTGGATAAAATGGGAATTGAAGGAAAATTACAAG AACTGTGTCTGAAGAACTTAAATGATTTATCATCTTTTGATTTGATCAGGAtggatgaagaaaataatttcaaaccaACAG AGACTGGAAGATTAATGGCGTGGTATTATATTGCATTTGACACAGTGAAGCAATTTTTTACAATTAAGGGAACTGAGACTTTAAATGAATTG GTTACAATGATCTCCAACTGCGCAGAATTTCTGGATGTCAAGCTaagaacaaatgaaaagaaaatactgaacagTTTGAATAAAGACAAGGACAAAACAACTATCAG GTTTCCAATGGAGGGGAAGATAAAAacaagagaaatgaaaataaactg TCTCATTCAGGCTCAGCTAGGATGTATTCCTGTTCAAGACTTTACTTTGACACAAGATACTGGCAGAATATTTAGAAATGGCTTAAGAGTTACTAGAT GGTTAACTGACTTTCTGGCATCATCTAAGAACAActtttctgctttattaaaCTCTTTGATTTTAGCAAAGTGTTTCAGGTGCAGACTTTGGGAAAATTCACTTCATGTGTCTaaacaactggaaaaaattG GTGTAACACTGTCAAATGCTATGGTAAATGCTGGGCTgacatcatttaaaaaaattgaagacaTAAATGCAAGGGAACTTGAACTg ATTTTAAACAGGCATCCTCCTTTTGGAAATCAGATAAAAGACTCTGTTTTGCACCTTCCAAAATATGAACTTGACATTGAACAG CTTCCAAAATACAGCGATACATTGGCTGAAATCTTAGTAACCGTCAAATTAACAAACTATGAGCAGCTACAGACAAAGAGAACAGCGACAGACTTTCACTATGTTACCTTGGTCATAGGAGATGCTGACAACCAAGtcatttttaatcagaaaattac GGATTCTATGCTGCTGAAAACTGGAAATTGGATGAAGAAAATTGAAGTGAAAAGAGCTGTTAAGTCAGAAGACATTAGTATAAATTTAATTAGTTCTGATTATG ttggcTTTGATATACAGCAAGCATATACAGCCTTTTACTTAGCCCCAAAACCAGGGGGACGTAAGGTGGCTACATATCAAAAACTGAAAGCTGGGTCTGCACTTGATGTATGTTGTGGCTCATCACAAAGTCTGCCAGCAGCAAAAGTAGATGCAG GAGGCAGATATAAACAAGAGATTGCTTACAAGAAATATGGAAACAGAGAATGCAACCATCgctgtaaaaataaagatatgtGTGGGCATGACTGCT GTAAAACTGGAGTACCTCCAAGGTCACAGATGAATGGTGATACAGAGATTTCTTTGTACCTGGCTGATTTAAGGAGCAGGAACTCAATTTCATCTGCACCCCCAGTAAAACGGCTAAAG ATACAGATGTTAAATCAATCTCAAAATGTGGATCTCAAACAATTTGGTTTTACACCTAAATCTTCATTGCCAGCATTGCCAAG gTCTAGCAATAAAGAGTTGTCTTTCTCACGTTCAGTGGACCAGGTAGATAATGTTAGTAACTTAGGAGTATCTCAGCAACAACTGCAATCCTGGAATTATGGAAGGAGTA ATGCTTTGGATGTGAACTTGGAAACAAGAGATGATATTTGGGATGATATTGATGATGAGAAATTAGTATTTGCTAGTAACTTTGTCAGTAGGGAATTAG ATGAATGTGAAACTCTTTGCCAGTATAAAAGACGCAACACCACAAATACAATTTCAAAAAA TTCATGCACAGTACATGATGAGACCGATATTCAGAACTTGGATGTTTCTGTGGTCAGTAGCACATTAAAAGGGAATTTATCTGTACAGAGTAGAAATGCAACTTTG TTCaactttcaagaaaaaaatcactcaaaTTCTTCGCAAGAGCTGAAAAACATACAGAGTTCTCCTGTCTCAAAAACAATCTCAGACTCTTCTAAACTGACTaggaaagaggatttttttattttcacaaaagaacagaaaaaagaagtgGATCCCAG ATATGTTCTTGATGATGAAATCAATGATATCAAGCCCTTTCTTGGAATATTTGATGGCATTTTGTAA